GCCGTATCCGGCGGACAGTTTGGCGGCCCTACAGGGCAGAGTGCCGGGCAGCATGATCGACATGCTTCACACCTTGGGCCTTGGCACCTGGGGCAAAGGCAAGTGGCAAACGGTAGAGCCACAGAACTATGATGGTTTGTTGCAGCAGACCTTGCGTGGCGATCCTGATTTTTCCGCTGGGGATTGCACGGCCTTTGCGATCCTTGGCTTCGGCGATCTGACGTGTTGGCATCGAAGGTTTGGAATTGTGAACATTCGTGTTTTGCCCAACACCCTGTCTGCCCCGTCGTTTTATGACAATGGACCAGAAGACACCGAACAGGCGGCGCTTATGAACTTTATGTCCATTCAC
The nucleotide sequence above comes from Roseovarius mucosus. Encoded proteins:
- a CDS encoding GAD-like domain-containing protein; protein product: MTKLAEIRTYALSKLGKLDKVTPYPADSLAALQGRVPGSMIDMLHTLGLGTWGKGKWQTVEPQNYDGLLQQTLRGDPDFSAGDCTAFAILGFGDLTCWHRRFGIVNIRVLPNTLSAPSFYDNGPEDTEQAALMNFMSIHLTAGQYYDKYAGDGKGLFDRLVKVHGPLAPGQIFAPRLHPAIGGAVTVENFRPASAPEATALLHQMEPFVFMDHRKPRAVEVRMIGRQ